gtaacggagcaacacaaaaacagaatccacagatcagtgGCGCTGATCCAAcatgtccaacaacgtatgatcattaaccacattgctaaaaagcacaaatggtaacaaaacaaatgataaaataagcagctctcacctttagtcgagctggagtctcctctttttttgaattttgaatagcacaacacttcatattgatttgaccaagccagtggagtttgctgttgttttttaagcacataatttactcaaaactttattttttttaaatgaaatactgtactttgactgagggggcggggccgggtcCGTCCCACCCTGAGTCAGAGTGATCTCAAATATATGGTATTTAATTAAATAGTGCTCCGTTCAACCATCTTAATGTACAGCAGTGCTGTGCACAGGCCAGTGGCACAGTGACTCCTGAACACAGCGGGCAGAGGACTACACACCACCTCCTGAGAAGCCAGAAGGTCCTCTCAGTGTGGTAATCCCTCccttttcatatttttgtcacattttttcaGCAAACTGACAAATGTCCTCGTTTAAGCTCTTCAGAACTTTTTATGTCAATCTTTACTaccaactgaaaaacaaacaaacaaaaaaaaaagataaaaatatcaTGTACTTGTTCTAATCGAATACTTTCAGACAATGTTTGGCACCATGGTGTATTGAACCATTCATTTAGGGGACATATGGAGAATTCACATCAAATGTGGATGTTTGGAAACCTTTTTCTTGCATTTACTGCTTAAGTCTTCATTAATGCTGACACTGTCAGCCTAAGATCTGAACTTTTACTCTAGCTTTGTAAATAGCACACTTATAAAAGCTCTTTTATTGCAGGTCTGACCTGACAACAATACATTTACAAAAGGTGAATAAGATTTTCATGACAAACTTATTTTTGTGTCAAAGTTTAACAATATCTGCTGAGAAGTAGCGCACGCCTTCGGGTCGTCAGCGGAGCTCGCACCTGCGATCTTTGGAGCCACATCTTCCCCATCAAGCACACAGTCAATGACAGATGTTCCCCACGTGTTTGAAATTTCAGGAAGAAATTGGATCCGAGGAGATCATAAAGGCAGCTGATCTAAAGGCATAAAGCGCTGCAACCCCAAACTGATGAATCTGTTCAAAAATCTCTGTTTATTTCAAGCTGGGTTATGGTAAATTGTTTATCTGTAAATATTTCTGTTATTGAAAGAAAACCCAGGATAGGCATCTTTTTTCCTGGTGAAATACATAATTCATATCCTGTCTGCATGTAATGATGTCCCCTGTGGGCTTttagagagaaaacacaccagaTGACAGTTATGTCAAAGTGTTTCCTGTGGATATCTCTGCCTCTGCTGCCCATTGGcacagcagaggaagcaggaggaccACAAAAGGGGAGGGCtgagtgcccccccccccacctctcctctccgctCAGCAGCAGAAGATGTGTGGCTCCTCCGAGTGGGAGCCGCTTGTGTGCACGGAGCTCTGCAGAGCGGTCCGCTCTGACTGTCAGGTGTTCGTGAGCAGCTCTCCATCACTCGGCCTCTCCAGCTGAAGTGCAGCCGCAGAAGAAACAAGCTCTTGTGGCTCTCGTCAAGCGTGCAGGCcagcgagagagggagacagagagagacagagagagagagagagagacacggaCTGAAAGGGAGCCCGACATGGACACGTGCGCCTGCGCTCTGGAGATGTTGGGGATGCTGGTCTACGTTGGAGCGTGGCTGTGCGCGCTGGCCACCACCATCCTGCCGCAGTGGCTCACCATGTCCACGGCGCTGCTGCCCGTGGAGAGCTACGAGCTGGGCTTGTGGGAGACCTGCGTGGTCCAGGATGTCGGGGGCATGGAGTGCAGGGCGTACGACAGCCTGCTGGGCCTCTCCAGCGACCTCAAGCTGGCCCGCGTCCTCATGTGCGCGGCCCTCGCCGTCGGCATCCTGGGAATCCTGGTGGCCGTGCCCGGACTCCACCTGGTCAACAGCTGCAAGGAGCACGGCGGCCATCGAACCAAAAGGACCCTCACCATCACCGGCGGGGTGCTGGGGATGACCTCCGGAGTGCTGTGCCTGATCCCCGTGTCCTACATGGCCCATTTGGCCGTGGTGCACTTCTTCGACGACAAAGTGCCGGACGTGGTTCCCCGGTGGGAGTTCGGAGACGCCCTGTTCTGCGGCTGGGCTGCCGGGTTTCTCCTGATCGTCGCCGGGATGCTCATGGTggcgtcctgctcctgctcgcAGGCGGAGCCTCAGCCTGCGCAGCAGCGGAGGTACCAGGTGATGGGTACGAACGCTAACCTCAGGAAGCGCACAGAATACGTTTGATGGCGGGACCGACGTCCGTAGAGACCGACGGCACAACGCAATCGCCTGTAGACGTGCACTCGAAACTGCATTCCGGCAAcaatgtaaatatgtttttatatcAAAGTGGTTGCTTTATCATGACGACACACCTTATCTCAGCTTTTAAATGACTCACCTGCACAATCAAACTATACATCTTAAGATGACCTGCTGTGATCAgtaaatatgaatatattttttaaaagtatgTTTCATAAAAAGGTTTTAAATCCTTTATTTTGGGATTCTTTCATTCACAAGtgccaaagaaaagaaagtattATTCTTAGCTTGTTTTGAAATGCTGTGATTGTAAATTATTCTGAAGGCTAATACATGGAGATTAGTTGTTGAAGCACAAATTGTTCCGTGTCTTTTTTGTTGGGCAAGATTTCAGACTATCCACATGAAGACGTgtaaaaactttctttttccattaaaaaataCACTTCTCTTCTGTTAGGACATGCTTGCTGGAGATGGGGTCTGAATGTGTGACGCTGTCAGCTCGAGGGAAAGAAACACACAGTACTTTGCCTGGTTTCCTACGAGCTCCCTGTCTTCAACCAGTTCCTCCACAGTTCTGGGAGAACAGGAGTGTGTCAAAGCAGCTTTGATAGTATAAAAAAGATCAGTTTAATTCAATGTTTAATGGAAGAAActtctcttttcatttaaatgatcAGTTTGTTTGCTTTGCAGTGCATACGGTTTGAATTTAGTTTTTGGTGCCACAAAAAGTAGATTCACCTTAATGTTAAAAGTCCAGTAGACTGTTTGTTCAGCATCACTTTTGCTTTGTCAGTTCATTTAATACACTTTTAGATTGAGTATATTCTTATTCCAGTCAATCAAATATCTGTGCAACCTACTATTTTATGGTCTACCTAATGCAATATTTCCTCTTAAAAAATATTGAGAAACTTTTCTTCTGCTGCGCATGAAGGGAGAGTTATGTTAGTTAAAGTTGTGAAGAAGTGTTGGATAAAAAAAGGTGACTATGCTGGACCGCTGCTTCTTCTTAAAAAATGCATGAGAAGTTAAAACTACCTAAAAATCCCCGGTCAGGGATTATGTTGAACTAAACTGCTGCTCAAGTTACATAATTATTAGCTATTAGCACCAGCTGGCATCTTTAATTACCTAATTACTAATCAGATAGCTTACACTGTGTTTTATGGCATATTGTCGTCATTTGGCATTTCCTTTGACGCACTACTGAGATACAGCCGTTtgattttaaaaggttttttgttttcaagggGAACATAAATGGATCCCATTGATGGTGGAAACCATCAGGTGGAAAGGTGGAAACCCTGTTGTGTGGCTGTTGTGTTGAACCCGAGAACGATTTTAAAAGGGCTTCCTGTTACAGACCTTCTTGAATAATTTCATGGTTGCACAGCTGCGcctctgacctccatcagcaAGAAGTCAACATGCATATGAAGCTGCTTGGAAAGTTTGTATTGACCAGGATGGgaagcagttttattttcacactaTCACAGCAGCATATCAGTACAGCTGTGATTCATTATTACATAATTACACCCGTGCTGCTGATACACGACCAGAGTCTTACACTGATTTCATGTGACATATTGGTTTACGACAGTTAGGAATCTAAAAAGAACttgacggaggaggagaaaaacacagctcTGTCAGTCAGGAAGCCATGGCTAGCCGTGGActggctgctgttgtgttgctcaCGAACAGTCATCACACCAGATTCTTCACATTTTCCTCTTGCATATTAATATAATCTCTATCTTTTCATGGAAATCTGTTTAAGATCACACCGGTTTTTATAGAAATaattggtaacactttacttaaagcccccctgtataacacattataagtagttataaacactcataaatgatcacaatgctttataagccactatacagcatagggttagggttagggttaggtcctcgGCGAGGCTGCCCATGACCCTCACATTCAGTTGTCTCTAGGCGTGAACATCATTCTGGAGGCCACAACAAGatcacaaaaaacatgtttgtaacTGAGTAAAAGTCCTCGTATTGACTACATCTCTGAGCTACTCCTTTCATCATCACACACCCTGCTCCTGCGGTATTATTTCCCTTTTAACCGCCGATGTAACGCCGCAGCCTTGATCCCGGCAGGTACGTCTTCAGTTATGTCAGCGGTAGGAAACACAATGGCTCCTTTTCTTCCTCGGCCTCTGGAAACAGCCGTCTGAGTTTGTCAGGTGTGTCTGCGGCGGTGGAAACACAGCTTGAGACTAATTCCATCAGATTTCCTGGTCACTCGCTGAGCTAAGCTGTGTTTAATGAACGCTTTAATGGCCTGTGTGTACTGCGAAGAATGTAGAACAAGTTGACATAATTACACAAATTTGCCGAGGTCAGAGGGCGCCGCTGCTCCCCGCACTTGGAAACTGTCTCTTTCATTTACATACAGGCAGGTACAGTGACATGAATGTGTTATCGCATGGGAGCAGGGCACTTTATGAACCTGACCGCCCGAGCCGAGTTTATAGGATGAAGTTAATGAGAGGTAATGATGTTGTCACAGAAGCATATGTTGGCCTGAGAGCGAGCGAgccggagagtgagagagagaatccGAGACGTTCACTGGTAAGTAGTGAACGCTGCTCCTGTCAGGCTTCGGCAGATTCGGAGGCGCTCTCGCATTTTTTTGACGCCACGCAGGCTACAGGGCGAGCGTGGAGCGATCAGCAGGGCGGCGCTCCAAACAGCCGCACAGATCTTCACTCTGATTGTTACAagactcctgctgctgtgtgccgGGAAGGAAATGACATTTCTTGTTCTCATGACAGGGAATTAGGTCTAAGTGGATCCTGCTGCTAATAAACAAACCTGCTCGGAGGGCTTGATAAGCAAATTGCTCCATTACGTTGTTGATGTGTTCTCCAAACGGTTTCTGGTGTGCAGAAGTGACAGAGTTCATCAGGACTGTGAGATGGagctcacacactgacagctaCACTTTAAATGATGGAATACGTCCATGCTAtgagccacaacattatgaccactggtAGACGACTCCAGTCAGTGGGAGGGACGCTCTGGGAAGCAGAGgttccagaggtcagagatGCAGACTTGGGATTGGAGTTTTTCAGGTTTGAGtcccactgctgacaggatACCACTGTGAATCCCTGACCAAGCTGCAAAGGATCATTCTAAAATCATTATAAACCTGATTTACTGCTAaatgaaacatgcatttgatCATTTCTAACTTTAAATGCATTTAGGTTTGCAGTATTTAAGTAAATATTGGGTCCAGATGTAGGTAACTATTTTAAgctaaaatttttttttaagaaatgttaACAACTTATTACAGTTTAAGCCATTCTAGCAGCTTTacactattcttttttttttgcacacacagTACATGCACACCTGCATCTAAAACTTACGTAGCAGCACTCACCTGTTCTGTCTGCACAGTCACCACTGGCTTCTTCTGGCCTGGAGTTTACCTGCGTGGAGGGGCATCTTGACCTTAGGGGTCATCCAGAAATTCTTCAATCTGCCATTTCTTGAACAAGAGGCGAACATGGACCAtttttcagaaagaaaagataGCCTAAATGCCTGCAGGTGGGTCTCACGCAGGATAAACacggagacagacagtcacacacactcgcactcacacctaggggcaaacTAAGGTCAGCAGTATCTATATTTTGAGTTGTTTATGAAGCATTTAAAGAACtcgttttcctcccacagttgaTGTGAGACGATGAGTAAATTATACATAAGTCATGTATAAGTAACTAATAGATAAACTGGGTTGAACTCTTCCATCATGACATTAAAGGCTGAAAGCTGGGTAGTGGTTTGTCGACACTGTGATATCAGTAAAATTGAGTAAAACTGTATTAATTTTGAAATAGTGTGTTAAACTTTACAAAAGAGGCACCTAATATGTAAAATTAGATTTTCATCAATTTCTTACCTTTTAATTTAAGGGAAacaatgatttctttttcaataTATGCATCaataacataaaaacaacatctgCAGTAGATGGATGGCCTTTTGTTGTCCTCAGTACTGCTCCCTGCAGTGAGGTGCAGGTACTTACTGATGACcaatccacccacccatccatccacccatccatccacccatccacccatccatccatccatccatttctgtCCTTTTTAGTCCTCTTCTGCCAGCTTCTGAGTCTCTCTTGGATGACTGCACAAAAATCAACAAGATGAAATTTATTATCGGCTCATGTGAAGTGAACGACCTTTGGAAAGGGATAAACCATAATAAAAGTGTCTGCTGCCGTGACGTTGGCGGTTGGGCGGGTGAATGAAATGCAGTTTCCCCAAAGAATTAGCTCAGTTGCTCAACGAGGGCAGGCAGATGGAAGGTGCctcactttgtgtgtttgtcctcaCGAATTGCCTCCCTAACCgttcctgaaatgttttttttttttttataccatgttgttttttttccccctttttcaaACAGATTCTAACTGATGATAGCAATTATCTTTCAAGATAATTGAAGGACATCAGATTGCACATCTGCTGGGGAGCTTATCACCAGTCGACTCTCCTTAGTCTCGCTGTAAAAGAAGCGTCATCAGCTGAGTTAAAATGTCACCCAGCCAGGCGTTGGCTCGTGGTGAAAACACGGAAACGAAACATCAGTATCAATCACTATGAGTCCCTCCGCTCTCCGTCGTCTTATCAGACCTCCTCCCTTCTACCCTGTAGTTTATGGATAGATGGCTTCACCTGGCAGATTAGATAAATGTCACACTGGGTAATATGTTGAGGTTATCTGCAGGTGGCAGCATGGCGAAGGAGGGgcaaaaggacaaaataaaggCCTGGTCTGgatatttttgtaaaaatgtatcTGACTCCTGACGATACCCAGAGAAATTTATGTCTGACTTGTTTCATTTGTCTGCCGTGAAGTGCCTGACCACCTTCCCGTGGCGGTGGGAGCAGGTCTGCCATTCATCTCCCTGCGAGGCTTGTGTTTTTGACAGAGGGCTGTGCTCGTCTGAAGAGGGCCTTTTGTTCCCCAGCGGCTCGCCGCCTCCACCGAGGTGCAGCGGACCACTGAGCcgcagtgtgtgcgtgccttCCCTGGCAACAATCACCACAGTGAGCGAGGCGGCCCCCTCTCCGGGCTCACATGCCTGTTTTCGTCAGCCTCCTACTCGGGTCACATGAGCAGGGCCCCGAGTCACCCTGACCCACCATGATCCCTCCTCACATGGGGCCCATTAGAAGCCCACACCTTGGCATGTCACGCTGCCTCTCCTCGGCCGCCGTGACGATAATGCTGATCAGTCACCGCGGCTCACTGCAGACGGGGCTGCTCGATAACGCAGCAGAGATAAAGTTTGTTATGATATCCCTGGATAAGCGCCCGTCCCTGAACTTCAATCCGGTATAGCGTCATGAGATACTCAAGCCTACAAAAAGCAATGCAATGTTATATTTTCCTTTATAGTACAATATAAAGAACAACCCCTCTCCTGAGTTTTCATATGTTTACAGCAATAGAAAGGCGAGGACAGAGTGTTGTGCTGATTAGTAGTATTAAATCAACAGACATTCAAACCAGCAAATTTAAAGATTTAATCAACATAATACCTAAGTTCAGGTTGTGTAGCTGGATATGTCCCTCCTATGTAAAGTAGCTTCTCATTACAAATCGCCCTGGGTTGGATTGAGCAGCAGCTTACTGCACAGCCAGGGGTTCAGCTGCTAAAATGCTAACTTTAGCTGATGATAAATACATGCAACTTGAAAACCAGGTagaaaaatctcattttttaaTTGGGGGTGTTCAAATCAGACCAAGAAATATCCATCCAGTCAGAGTGCTCTTTTGTCGTAAGACTCAAAAGGCTATTGCTGTTTTCTCAGTGACTGAAATCCTCTCTTGTTACTAGAGTGCCTCATTatcaaaaaatgtttcttatttaaAGGCTGTAATGTTAAGAGGTGTCACATCAGTTGTAGGGAACTTTCCATTTTTCTGAGTTTAAAGGTGTTTGGAAGTTTTTCTTACATTCTGAAGAAGAACCAATGAAGATGAAATTACAACGAGAACAAACAGGTCTGAAATTAAATAGGCTGAGAGAAATATGACTCCAAGGCTTCATTTGGTTTGTCAGAATTAACTAAGACTCTTTGTTTCAGCGatttaaaaagcatttattACTGTGATGCGGTTCTGGGTCTCTGACAGTGATGGTGAATTTTTCATGCAACAATGAttcccacagttttttttttttttttttgcattacaaGATGACGGCGAACGTTTCACAGTAAAATCGTTAAGTTCTCAGTCTCTCTCGCGTGGAAGGGTAAAAATGGAAAGATAAACAATGTTGGGTTGTGTCTTTTATAAGAGTTCTTCATCGTTGTAGGTCGGGTTATCCACACCTCTCAAATCTCTGTTTGACATTTCTGAAGTCTGCGGCAGTGTCGCTGCCGTCCTGGGAGCGTTCGGAGGAACCTTGGGGATTTCAGAGCTCAGAGATTCCCACACATGCCGGTAGCAGAAGAA
The window above is part of the Salarias fasciatus chromosome 23, fSalaFa1.1, whole genome shotgun sequence genome. Proteins encoded here:
- the cldn33b gene encoding putative claudin-24 translates to MDTCACALEMLGMLVYVGAWLCALATTILPQWLTMSTALLPVESYELGLWETCVVQDVGGMECRAYDSLLGLSSDLKLARVLMCAALAVGILGILVAVPGLHLVNSCKEHGGHRTKRTLTITGGVLGMTSGVLCLIPVSYMAHLAVVHFFDDKVPDVVPRWEFGDALFCGWAAGFLLIVAGMLMVASCSCSQAEPQPAQQRRYQVMGTNANLRKRTEYV